The genomic stretch GCATCCTGCACGCCCTGGTTGTACACCACGGGCCCCAGCTCCGCGACGATGAAGTCCAGCAGCTCGTTCGCCCTGAAGTCGCTCAGAGGCTCGTCGAAGTTGTCGTCGAAGAACGCCTTCAGGGCGCGAACCAGCCGCACACGCCGGTCATCGGCCAAACGAATTCGCATCGAAAGCTCGCACTCGGGGGCGTGGAGATGGCGGCCCGGGGGGCCGGACGGAAAAAAG from Longimicrobium sp. encodes the following:
- a CDS encoding DUF2164 domain-containing protein — encoded protein: MRIRLADDRRVRLVRALKAFFDDNFDEPLSDFRANELLDFIVAELGPVVYNQGVQDARGYVLKKLEDLEGEVYEPERPGR